The following DNA comes from Syntrophales bacterium.
CCATTTAAAAGGGGCATCAGAGGAGGTTGAAGTTTTAGTCAACAATGCGGGAATTACCATCAATAGCGCAATCAACGGGATGAAAATTGCGGAATTCGACGCGCAACGCGCCATGGTACGGGGCGTCTGGTACCTTACCAAACGAATATTGCGTTTATTCTTGCTCCGGAAGAACAGGGGACGTATCATAAATATATCCAGTGTCGTGGGACACACGGGTAACGCCGGTCAGATCCCCTACACGATGGAAAAGGCAGCCCTCGATGCCTTTACAAAATCCCTGGCCAAGGAGTTGGTCGGGCGCAATATCCTGGTAAATTCAGTTGCTCCGGGGTTTATTGATACGGGCATGACGGAACATCTGCCGAAAGAGGTGCGGGAAAGGGTCCTTGCCGGCATCCCTCTGGGCCGTATGGGACGTCCCGAGGAAGTGGCCGAGGTGGTAGCCTTTCTCGCGACAGGCGCCTCTTACATTACCGGTAGTGTTATCCATGTAAACGGGGGGCTGTACGGTGGCTGAGGATTTGGTTCCGGCTTGTCCGGGTTAGGGAGTTATTTATAGATGAGAAACAGAGTTGTCGTAACAGGCATGGGGGTTGTGGCCCCCAATGCCCATGGTTTAGATAACTTTGAGGCGGCTCTCC
Coding sequences within:
- a CDS encoding SDR family oxidoreductase, which translates into the protein MSEKPVAIVTGGGTGIGATCCRALGKVGFRVCIHYRGSEDEEGAKAVLSEVRDSFLLQADLTDLDQVEAMVSHLKGASEEVEVLVNNAGITINSAINGMKIAEFDAQRAMVRGVWYLTKRILRLFLLRKNRGRIINISSVVGHTGNAGQIPYTMEKAALDAFTKSLAKELVGRNILVNSVAPGFIDTGMTEHLPKEVRERVLAGIPLGRMGRPEEVAEVVAFLATGASYITGSVIHVNGGLYGG